A genomic stretch from Setaria viridis chromosome 1, Setaria_viridis_v4.0, whole genome shotgun sequence includes:
- the LOC117838009 gene encoding uncharacterized protein, whose amino-acid sequence MAAARLLPLLRRRLAAVIADSHAPSSRGFSFPPTTSAGLRSLLTVTEASNNASDKNSLDQEQEGSKIDTPPAPVAAPEASFRVRDTSNLKISPRHDLAMVFTCKVCETRSMKMASRDSYENGVVVARCGGCNNLHLIADRLGWFGEPGSIEDFLAAQGEEVKKGSTDTLNFSLEDLVGSQVSSKGPSEQN is encoded by the exons atggccgccgcccgcctgctgccgctgctcaggcgccgcctcgccgccgtgatcgccgacTCGCACGCCCCCTCTTCCCGAG GATTTTCGTTTCCTCCAACCACATCCGCGGGGCTAAGATCCCTCCTGACAGTTACCGAAGCGAGCAACAATGCATCTGACAAGAATTCTTTGGACCAAGAGCAAGAGGGTTCCAAAATCGACACGCCTCCAGCTCCAGTAGCTGCACCGGAGGCCAGCTTCAGGGTCAGAGATACCTCCAACCTGAAGATCTCACCCAGGCATGACCTTGCCATGGTCTTCACATGCAAGGTCTGCGAGACCAGGTCTATGAAGATGGCCAGCCGGGATTCCTATGAGAATGGAGTTGTGGTTGCGCGCTGTGGTGGCTGCAACAACCTCCACCTCATAGCAGATAGGCTGGGCTGGTTTGGGGAGCCAGGGAGCATTGAGGACTTCCTAGCGGCGCAAGGAGAAGAGGTCAAGAAAGGTTCGACTGATACTCTCAACTTCTCTCTGGAGGACTTGGTTGGGTCTCAGGTCAGTTCCAAGGGGCCTTCTGAACAAAATTAG
- the LOC117856946 gene encoding lysM domain receptor-like kinase 3: MVGPKPKANRMCKSKSAIATASSSSMAAAAAASTPRNHRSPRTNTTSSYPAAYSYSTSYSTASSSAASLAALRDSLPEVPLLFTFHDLAAATANFSSSHRLVPAAPSSSNSFRCSLRGHPAAVFRRPLRRDAREVAARLAVLGHCHHAAIARLLGAAASPDRTTLFLAYELVPDSAPLSALLRNPKNPSFTPLATWHSRLQLAADVCDALYYVHLQADTIHNRLSASSVLVCGDGPLPRAKIAHFGAADLAGELPVEQKDDIEESSSRGSSSGSGGHRRSSSRGRRIEGTRGYMAPELVAGGPPSPRSDVFALGVVLLELVSGQEPVRYEMVNRGTGEYQRTSLIETAEAAAAEGGGEGMRRWVDRRLRDSFPVDAAVSLTALALRCVAKDPLARPDMSWVAAKVSKLFLEAQEWAAKFRVPTDISISIAPR, encoded by the coding sequence ATGGTCGGCCCCAAGCCCAAGGCGAATCGGATGTGCAAATCCAAGAGCgccatcgccaccgcctcctcctcctccatggccgccgccgccgctgcctccacgCCGCGGAACCACCGCTCGCCGCGCACCAACACCACCAGCTCCTACCCGGCCGCCTACTCCTACTCCACCTCCtactccaccgcctcctcctccgcggcctccctcgccgcgctccgcgaCTCCCTTCCGGAGGTGCCGCTCCTCTTCACCTTccacgacctcgccgccgccaccgccaactTCTCCTCCTCGCACCGCCTCGtccccgccgcgccctcctcctccaactcctTCCGCTGCTCCCTCCGGGGCCACCCGGCCGCCGTCTtccgccgcccgctccgccgcgACGCGCGCGAGGtcgccgcgcgcctcgccgtcctcggccactgccaccacgccgccatcgCGCGCCTcctgggcgccgccgcgtcgcccgaCCGCACCACGCTCTTCCTCGCCTACGAGCTCGTCCCCGATTCGGCCCCGCTGTCGGCGCTCCTCCGGAACCCCAAGAACCCGTCCTTCACCCCGCTCGCCACCTGGCACTCGCGCCTccagctcgccgccgacgtCTGCGACGCGCTCTACTACGTCCACCTCCAGGCGGACACGATCCACAACCGCCTCTCCGCATCCTCCGTCCTCGTCTGCGGCGACGGGCCGCTCCCCCGCGCCAAGATCGCTCATTtcggcgccgccgacctcgccggcgagctcccggTCGAGCAGAAAGACGACATCGAGGAGTCCTCTTCCAGGGGCAGCAGCTCCGGGTCCGGGGgccaccgccgcagcagcagccggggGAGGCGGATCGAGGGCACGCGCGGGTACATGGCGCCGGAGCTGGTGGCGGgcgggccgccgtcgccgcgctccgACGTGTTCGCGCTTGGCGTGGTGCTGCTGGAGCTGGTGTCCGGGCAGGAGCCGGTGCGGTACGAGATGGTGAACCGGGGGAcgggcgagtaccagaggaCGTCGCTGATCGAGaccgcggaggccgcggcggcggagggcggcggggaggggatgCGCCGGTGGGTGGACCGCAGGCTGAGGGACTCGTTCCCCGTGGACGCCGCGGTGTCGCTGACGGCGCTGGCGCTGCGGTGCGTGGCCAAGGACCCCCTGGCGCGGCCGGACATGTCGTGGGTCGCCGCCAAGGTGTCCAAGCTCTTCCTCGAGGCGCAGGAGTGGGCCGCCAAGTTCCGCGTCCCCACCgacatctccatctccatcgcccCAAGGTGA
- the LOC117841601 gene encoding serine/threonine-protein phosphatase PP1, with product MDPALLDDVIRRLLEVKNLKPGKNAQLSESEIKQLCAAAKEIFLQQPNLLELEAPIKICGDVHGQFSDLLRLFDYGGYPPQSNYLFLGDYVDRGKQSLETICLLLAYKVKYPENFFLLRGNHECASVNRIYGFYDECKRRFSVKLWKTFTDCFNCLPVSALIDEKILCMHGGLSPELNKLDQILNLNRPTDVPDTGLLCDLLWSDPSNEAQGWAMNDRGVSYTFGPDKVAEFLEKHDLDLICRAHQVVEDGYEFFANRQLVTIFSAPNYCGEFDNAGAMMSVDETLMCSFQILKPARKMLAGSTNNKSGFKSLRGW from the exons ATGGATCCGGCCTTGCTGGACGACGTCATACGGCGGCTGCTGGAAGTGAAGAATCTGAAGCCGGGGAAGAACGCGCAGCTGTCAGAGTCGGAGATTAAGCAGCTCTGCGCTGCCGCCAAGGAGATCTTCCTGCAGCAGCCTAACCTTCTGGAGCTCGAGGCCCCCATCAAAATCTGCG GTGATGTCCATGGCCAGTTTTCTGATCTACTGAGGCTATTTGATTACGGTGGCTATCCGCCTCAGTCCAACTACCTTTTCTTGGGTGATTATGTGGATCGTGGAAAGCAAAGCCTGGAAACAATATGTCTTCTTTTGGCTTACAAGGTCAAGTACCCAGAGAACTTTTTCCTTCTAAGGGGCAACCATGAATGTGCATCAGTAAATCGCATCTATGGTTTTTATGACGAGTGCAAGCGCAGATTTAGTGTGAAACTCTGGAAAACATTCACAGACTGTTTTAACTGCTTACCAGTGTCAGCACTGATAGATGAGAAGATTCTCTGTATGCATGGTGGTCTTTCCCCCGAGTTGAACAAGCTGGATCAAATACTCAACCTGAATCGCCCCACAGATGTGCCTGACACTGGATTACTCTGTGATCTTCTTTGGTCTGATCCTTCCAATGAAGCACAAGGCTGGGCCATGAACGATCGAGGTGTTTCATATACATTTGGGCCTGATAAAGTTGCTGAATTCCTTGAGAAGCATGATTTGGACCTCATCTGCAGAGCTCATCAG GTTGTTGAAGATGGATATGAGTTTTTCGCTAACCGCCAGCTTGTAACAATATTCTCGGCCCCTAACTACTGTGGAGAATTCGATAATGCTGGTGCCATGATGAGTGTAGATGAGACATTGATGTGCTCCTTCCAGATACTTAAGCCTGCGAGGAAGATGTTGGCTGGTTCAACTAATAATAAATCTGGCTTCAAG TCATTGAGAGGATGGTGA
- the LOC117866152 gene encoding 2'-deoxymugineic-acid 2'-dioxygenase produces the protein MAEPLSNGAAYQSVPEAYVFPAHKRPGSSPSPGGVAIPVVDLGGDDPDRIGKQIIDAGREFGLFQVINHGVPEQVMGEMMASAEEFFRLPREEKMALYSTDSKKLPRFHTSLGNEQEELLYWRDCLKLGCYPLEQFRHHWPQNPASLRAALEAYTTAVRAVALRLLRLTAAGLGLDEGHFEGDLTAGAVIMNVNHYTPCPDPTVTLGLVPHCDPNVVTVLTDNGVRGLQTRRRGGGGWDDVVPLPGALVVNFGHQMEVVSNGTLRGGEHRVVTNARAGRTSLATFLMPAMDCAVAPAPGLVADGEAFLYRPYTYQEFLGAYTAAAGDRDTVLACFQLNKD, from the exons ATGGCAGAGCCCCTCTCCAATGGCGCTGCCTACCAGTCAGTGCCTGAGGCCTACGTGTTCCCGGCGCACAAGAGACCGGGGAGCTCGCCGTCTCCTGGCGGGGTAGCGATACCTGTAGTTGACCTCGGCGGCGATGACCCTGACAGGATTGGGAAGCAGATCATTGACGCGGGGAGAGAGTTCGGCCTGTTTCAG GTGATCAACCATGGCGTGCCGGAGCAGGTGATGGGCGAGATGATGGCCAGCGCGGAGGAGTTCTTCAGGCTCCCCAGAGAGGAGAAGATGGCGCTCTACTCCACCGACAGCAAGAAGCTTCCACGGTTCCACACCAGCCTCGGCAACGAGCAGGAGGAGCTTCTCTACTGGAGGGACTGCCTCAAGCTCGGCTGCTACCCCTTGGAGCAGTTCAGGCACCACTGGCCTCAAAACCCAGCCAGCCTCAGGGCGGCGTTGGAGGCGTACACGACGGCGGTGAGGGCGGTGGCGCTGCGCCTGCTCCGGCtgacggcggcggggctggggctCGACGAGGGCCACTTCGAGGGGGACCTCACCGCCGGGGCGGTGATCATGAACGTGAACCACTACACGCCGTGCCCGGACCCTACCGTGACGCTCGGCCTGGTGCCGCACTGCGACCCCAACGTCGTCACCGTCCTCACGGACAACGGCGTCCGCGGCCTGCAGACgcgtcggcgaggcggcggcgggtgggacgACGTCGTGCCGCTGCCTGGCGCGCTCGTCGTCAACTTCGGGCACCAGATGGAGGTGGTCAGCAACGGCAccctgcgcggcggcgagcaccgcGTGGTGACCAACGCGCGCGCCGGGCGGACGTCGCTGGCCACGTTCCTCATGCCAGCGATGGACTGCGccgtcgcgccggcgccggggctcgtcgccgacggcgaggcGTTCCTGTACAGGCCGTACACGTACCAGGAGTTCCTGGGCGCGTACACCGCGGCAGCCGGTGACAGGGACACCGTACTGGCATGTTTCCAGCTGAACAAGGACTGA
- the LOC117841604 gene encoding RING-H2 finger protein ATL16-like, translating to MDAGRGSSNIFPMPQIPALLFPPPPPPPLPSSYSLSSSASSRHAPSITSFPILVLTVLGILTTSVLLLAYYIFIIRCCLKWHRSSPSNAAGLIGRRGRRQNATSSTSNTTSSIPVSGAAPAEARGLEEAIIQALPAFRYRKAFKNASATADSGAPTSECAVCLGEFEDEERVRMLPACLHVFHVGCIDTWLQSNANCPLCRAAISGHCLLPPLDHPPRPEPDEVVIQVGHTAEEEAAQAQHQQASMAVASYEPAEDTTAYQQVSSDKRKNMNAWRDIDISSKADECNAERKDRDVLPLRRSFSMGEMAGGEVYLQIHNILQRNTHLHGDDGDSSSSV from the coding sequence ATGGATGCAGGCCGGGGCAGCAGCAACATCTTCCCAATGCCGCAGATTCCGGCGCTGCTcttcccaccgccaccgccaccaccattgcCATCTTCCtactccctttcttcttccgcCTCCTCTCGCCACGCGCCATCCATCACCAGCTTCCCCATCCTCGTGCTCACCGTGCTAGGCATCCTCACCACCtccgtgctcctcctcgcctACTACATCTTCATCATTCGATGCTGCCTCAAGTGGCACCGAAGCTCCCCCTCCAACGCCGCAGGCCTCATCGGGCGCCGCGGACGACGCCAGAATGCAACCTCCAGCACCAGCAACACCACCAGCAGCATCCCGGTCTCCGGCGCAGCGCCCGCCGAGGCGCGCGGGCTTGAGGAGGCCATCATCCAGGCACTGCCGGCCTTCAGGTACAGGAAGGCCTTCAAGAATGCCTCTGCCACTGCTGATTCTGGAGCTCCCACCAGCGAGTGCGCGGTGTGCCTCGGAGAGTTCGAGGATGAGGAGAGGGTCAGgatgctgcctgcctgcctccacGTCTTCCATGTCGGCTGCATTGACACCTGGCTCCAGAGCAACGCCAACTGCCCGCTCTGCAGAGCAGCCATAAGTGGCCACTGCCTGCTTCCACCATTGGATCACCCCCCGCGGCCTGAGCCCGACGAGGTGGTCATCCAGGTCGGCCACACTGCTGAGGAAGAAGCCGCGCAGGCACAGCATCAGCAAGCCAGCATGGCGGTGGCATCTTATGAACCTGCAGAGGACACCACTGCATATCAACAAGTCAGCAGTGACAAGAGGAAGAACATGAATGCTTGGCGTGATATTGATATCAGCAGTAAGGCAGATGAGTGCAATGCGGAGAGGAAGGACAGAGATGTTCTTCCCTTGAGGAGGTCCTTCTCCATGGGCGAAATGGCTGGTGGGGAGGTTTACCTGCAGATTCACAACATTTTGCAGAGGAATACTCATTTACATGGGGATGATGGTGACAGCAGCAGCTCAGTGTAG
- the LOC117841603 gene encoding protein KINESIN LIGHT CHAIN-RELATED 2: MALRRAASLLLRSRLRGPVPSPARKTLNPLPAPPRRHFSPRPPPPVPASAAAAAVAEAAEEAFEAARSTNDMLAAFSRLEATVPANDRRLALACLKLGQHLEASGSADPSRVLSLALRCLGILEASPNASTSVPASDAVSLAMALHLAGSASFDLSRFHDALSFLARSLRLLTPLIPDRGVAFGAGEESEVFDVRPVAHAVRLQLANVKTALGRREEALADMRACLDLKESILPPGSRELGAAYRDLAEAHATLLDFKQALPLCQKALELHESTLGKNSMEVAQDRRLLGVIYTGLEQHEQALEQNEISQKVMKSWGAAGPELLHAEVDAANIKIALGKFDEAISVLKNVAKKVDKDSEMRALVFISMAKALANQEKAGDTKRCLEIACDILEKKELAAPDQVAEAYIEVSSLYEMVNEFDKAISLLKRSLGMLERIPQAQHLEGNVAARIGWLLLLTGKVSEAVPYLEDAVERMKDSFGPKHYGVGYVYNNLGAAYMEMDRPQSAAQMFALAKEVMDVSLGPHHSDTIEACQSLANAYNVMGSYPLAMEFQKRVVDSWRSHGPDARDELKEAIRLYNQIKTKAFASLSPGGSANALPEPQEQETDSDSTKAVQQ; the protein is encoded by the exons ATGGCGCTGCGCCGGGCCGCCTCGCTCCTCCTCAGGTCCCGCCTGCGGGGCCCCGTCCCGTCCCCCGCGcgcaaaaccctaaaccctctccccgcgccgccccgccgccacttctctccgcggccgccgcctcccgtcccagcctccgccgcggccgccgccgtcgcggaggccgcggaggaggcgttcgaggcggcgaggagcacgAACGATATGCTCGCCGCCTTCTCCCGCCTCGAGGCCACCGTGCCCGCCAACGACAGGCGCCTCGCCCTCGCCTGCCTCAAGCTCGGCCAGCACCTCGAGGCGTCCGGCTCCGCCGACCCGTCCCGCGTCCTGTCCCTCGCGCTCCGATGCCTGGGCATCCTCGAGGCGAGCCCCAACGCCTCcacctccgtccccgcctccgacGCCGTCTCGCTCGCCATGGCACTCCACCTCGCCGGCTCCGCCTCCTTCGACCTCTCCCGCTTCCACGACGCGCTCTCCTTCCTCGCCCGCTCGCTACGCCTCCTCACCCCGCTCATCCCTGATAGAGGCGTCGCATTTGGGGCTGGGGAGGAATCGGAAGTGTTCGACGTCAGGCCCGTGGCGCACGCGGTGCGTCTGCAGCTGGCCAACGTGAAGACGGCGCTGGGTAGGCGGGAGGAGGCGCTCGCCGACATGCGCGCCTGCCTCGACCTCAAGGAGTCCATCCTGCCGCCGGGCAGCAGGGAGCTGGGCGCGGCGTACCGAGACCTTGCGGAGGCGCACGCCACCTTGCTAGACTTCAAGCAGGCTCTGCCGTTGTGCCAGAAGGCGTTGGAGCTGCATGAATCGACGCTCGGCAAGAACTCCATGGAGGTTGCGCAGGACAGGCGGCTGCTTGGGGTAATATACACTGGGCTGGAGCAGCATGAGCAGGCGCTTGAGCAGAATGAGATTTCGCAGAAGGTGATGAAGAGCTGGGGTGCGGCTGGCCCTGAGCTCCTGCACGCTGAAGTTGATGCGGCAAATATCAAGATTGCATTGGGAAAGTTTGATGAGGCTATCAGCGTGTTGAAGAATGTCGCTaagaaggtggacaaggacaGTGAGATGCGAGctctagtgttcatatcaatgGCGAAGGCGCTTGCTAACCAGGAGAAGGCTGGGGACACAAAGAGGTGCTTGGAGATTGCTTGTGACATACTAGAGAAGAAGGAATTGGCCGCACCTGACCAAGTGGCAGAGGCATATATAGAGGTATCCTCATTGTATGAGATGGTGAATGAGTTCGACAAGGCGATATCTTTGCTGAAGAGGAGCCTGGGGATGCTTGAGAGGATCCCTCAGGCACAGCACTTGGAGGGCAATGTCGCAGCGAGGATTGGGTGGCTGTTGCTCTTGACCGGCAAGGTCTCTGAAGCTGTCCCGTATTTGGAGGATGCGGTTGAGAGGATGAAAGACAGCTTTGGCCCGAAGCATTATGGAGTAGGGTATGTGTATAATAACTTGGGTGCTGCATACATGGAGATGGACAGACCACAGTCTGCTGCGCAGATGTTCGCACTCGCTAAAGAAGTCATGGATGTTTCCTTAGGGCCTCACCATTCAGATACAATTGAGGCCTGCCAGAGCCTAGCTAATGCATACAATGTTATGGGAAG CTATCCCTTGGCTATGGAGTTCCAAAAGAGAGTGGTTGATTCATGGCGAAGCCATGGCCCTGATGCTAGGGATGAGCTCAAGGAAGCTATTCGACTGTACAACCAGATCAAGACAAAGGCTTTCGCATCCCTATCACCTGGAGGTTCAGCAAATGCATTGCCTGAGCCCCAGGAGCAGGAAACAGATTCTGATTCTACCAAAGCTGTGCAACAGTAA
- the LOC117860703 gene encoding malonyl-coenzyme A:anthocyanin 3-O-glucoside-6''-O-malonyltransferase: protein MATKILDRLTVAASPPAPGGVLPLTFFDVPWLFTGPVERVFFYPYPHTAEHFTAHLLPHLVSSLSAALHRFYPLVGRVRPCPDGGGGYEFCSAGGDAGEGVELTVAESSDDFDELSGCGPRDVARLYALVPQLPRAEDGTFALAAAQVTVFAGRGIAVGVSIHHVACDDSSYMHFVKTWAGQCRVAAGEEHAEGALPPPPFLDRGVVADPEGLAARTLDEMRQLAANGPPPPPPPPPTGPPPKLVIASFALTRDRIDRLKQRVVADGGERVHCSAFTVACAFAWACLARVDGGRADAERRAHLLFSVECRRRLAPPIPQEYLGNCLRPCFVEVGLGELLGGDGVVAAASAIGASVRALDDGVLAGAGGWFHKILSLVPERPMSVGGSPRYGVYETDFGLGRPIKVELVSIDKTPGTVSLAEGREKLAGIEIGVVLPEADMARFSSCFADGLEQLL from the coding sequence ATGGCCACCAAGATTCTTGACAGGCTCACGGTGGCGGCCTcgcccccggcgcccggcggcgtgCTCCCGCTCACCTTCTTCGACGTGCCCTGGCTCTTCACCGGCCCCGTGGAGCGCGTCTTCTTCTACCCATACCCGCACACGGCGGAGCACTTCACCGCCCACCTCCTGCCGCACCTCGTATCCTCCCTCTCCGCAGCGCTGCACCGGTTCTACCCGCTGGTTGGCCGCGTCCGCCCGTGCCCGGACGGGGGCGGCGGGTACGAGTTCTGCTCCGCGGGCGGGGACGCGGGAGAGGGCGTCGAGCTCACCGTCGCCGAGAGCTCCGACGACTTCGACGAGCTCTCCGGCTGCGGCCCGAGGGACGTTGCCCGGCTGTACGCGCTGGTGCCGCAGCTTCCCCGGGCGGAAGACGGGACCTTTGCTCTCGCCGCGGCGCAGGTCACGGTGTTCGCCGGCCGGGGGATCGCCGTCGGCGTGTCCATCCACCACGTGGCTTGCGACGATTCCAGCTACATGCACTTCGTGAAGACCTGGGCCGGCCAGTGCcgggtggccgccggcgaggagcacgCCGAaggcgcgctgccgccgccgccgttcttgGACCGTGGCGTGGTCGCCGATCCCGAGGGACTTGCCGCCAGGACGCTCGACGAAATGCGTCAGCTGGCGGCCAAcggcccgcctcctcctccgccgccgccaccgacggggccgccgccgaagcTGGTCATCGCGTCGTTCGCGCTCACCCGCGACCGCATCGACAGGCTGAAGCAGCGCGTggtcgccgacggcggcgagcgcgtccACTGCTCGGCGTTCACGGTGGCGTGCGCGTTCGCGTGGGCCTGCCTGGCGCGGGtcgacggcggccgcgccgaCGCGGAGCGGCGCGCGCACCTGCTGTTCTCGGTAGAGTGCCGCCGGCGCCTGGCGCCGCCGATCCCGCAGGAGTACCTCGGCAACTGCCTCCGGCCGTGCTTCGTGGAGGTGGGCCTGGGCGAGctgctgggcggcgacggcgtggtggCAGCGGCCTCCGCGATCGGCGCGTCCGTCAGGGCGCTGGACGACGGCGTgcttgccggcgccggcgggtggtTCCACAAGATCCTGTCGCTGGTCCCCGAGCGGCCGATGTCGGTGGGCGGCTCGCCGCGGTACGGCGTTTACGAGACCGACTTCGGGCTGGGCCGGCCGATCAAGGTGGAGCTGGTGTCCATCGACAAGACGCCCGGCACGGTGTCGCTGGCGGAGGGCCGCGAGAAGCTGGCCGGGATCGAGATCGGCGTGGTGCTGCCGGAGGCCGACATGGCGCGCTTCAGCTCCTGCTTCGCCGACGGATTGGAGCAGCTGCTGTGA
- the LOC117866849 gene encoding LOB domain-containing protein CRL1, with the protein MAGATASGGAAAAAAAAAAGATGAGSPCGACKFLRRRCVPECVFAPYFSSDQGAARFAAIHKVFGASNASKLLSHLPAADRCEAVVTITYEAQARLRDPVYGCVAQIFALQQQVAILQAQLMQAKAQLACGVQQGTSPVSHHQWPADLTALLRQDAARRPGPGAGSLDDCFVPELMAAGFRDDVAAAAAQHCAKADAGDLQYLAQAIMRSPNYSL; encoded by the coding sequence ATGGCCGGAGCTACTGCtagtggaggagctgctgccgccgccgcggccgccgctgccggcgcgaCGGGCGCCGGGTCGCCGTGCGGTGCGTGCAAGTTCCTGCGGCGGCGCTGCGTGCCCGAGTGCGTGTTCGCGCCCTACTTCAGCAGCGACCAGGGCGCGGCGCGGTTCGCGGCCATCCACAAGGTGTTCGGCGCCAGCAACGCCTCCAAGCTGCTCtcccacctccccgccgccgaccgctgCGAGGCCGTCGTCACCATCACCTACGAGGCGCAGGCGAGGCTCCGCGACCCCGTCTACGGCTGCGTCGCCCAGATCTTCGCGCTCCAGCAGCAGGTCGCCATCCTGCAGGCGCAGCTCATGCAGGCCAAGGCGCAGCTCGCATGTGGCGTCCAGCAGGGCACCTCGCCGGTCAGCCACCACCAGTGGCCGGCGGACCTCACCGCCCTGCTGCGCCAGGACGCGGCAAGGAGGCCCGGCCCAGGGGCGGGGTCCCTCGACGACTGCTTCGTGCCGGAGCTCATGGCCGCCGGCTTCAgggacgacgtcgccgccgcggccgcgcagcATTGCGCCAAGGCCGACGCCGGGGACCTCCAGTACCTGGCGCAGGCCATCATGAGGAGCCCCAACTACTCCCTGTAG
- the LOC117841605 gene encoding uncharacterized protein codes for MSSDDLFEGLPPPAAPAGGEARAPSIPPPPPPVVAPPPKSALKSSLKRSKPSSSDATTTSPPPAPAAAAPEGHVPEKRLRFRTTVDASETQILEAMQKITSHIGNPSKFSKASKLALQLIEAGSVKPGTINHFFAILKAAMSSPGACNEPSVRADYHTLFSAAQGVTELFNHQQKNQFDIWVLHAVVANDLFTDDSFVFSKAVGKIKDAISALPMATVDDDNDEAAALAAASKTATTAENKADDYVPTAPSNSLPDDSAHAAASESGEESSDPFGLDDLLAHKPKKSERVREKEVAALNRKAEEEESKRFLKSEREALLKCLEIAARRYRIPWTQTAIDIFAKHAYDNVNRFTRQQRDAIVKLWNSIKEQQIRRKQGKSVSGKLDVNAFEYLQEKYSHEKISIRHSVGGGGERRATQWLG; via the exons ATGTCCTCCGACGACCTCTTCGaaggcctgccgccgccggctgccccggccggcggcgaagctCGCGCGCCCTCcatcccgccgcctcctcctccggtggtggcgccgccgccgaagtcCGCGCTAAAGAGCTCCCTCAAGCGGAGTAaaccctcctcctccgacgctACTACCACCTCTCCCCCACCCGCCCCTGCGGCTGCCGCGCCCGAAGGCCATG TTCCTGAGAAACGTCTTCGGTTCAGAACAACCGTTGATGCTTCAGAAACGCAAATACTTGAGGCTATGCAGAAGATAACTTCTCACATAGGGAATCCTTCCAAATTCAGCAAGGCATCAAAACTAGCTCTACAGCTTATTGAAGCTGGTAGTGTCAAGCCTGGGACAATCAACCACTTCTTTGCTATACTAAAAGCTGCAATGTCTTCCCCAGGAGCATGTAATGAGCCTTCTGTACGAGCAGATTACCACACACTATTCAGTGCTGCTCAGGGTGTGACAGAG TTATTCAACCACCAGCAGAAAAATCAATTCGACATATGGGTGCTACATGCAGTGGTGGCTAATGATCTTTTCACTGATGACAGTTTTGTG TTCTCAAAGGCTGTTGGAAAGATCAAAGATGCCATCTCGGCCCTGCCAATGGCAACTGTGGATGATGACAATGACGAAGCTGCAGCTCTTGCAGCTGCAAGCAAAACTGCCACAACGGCAGAGAATAAAGCAGATGATTATGTTCCGACTGCACCTTCCAACTCTCTGCCCGATGATAGCGCACATGCTGCAGCCTCAGAGTCAGGAGAAGAATCGTCTGATCCTTTTGGTTTAGATGATCTCCTTGCACACAAGCCGAAGAAGTCTGAGAGAGTTCGAGAGAAGGAAGTTGCGGCTCTTAACAGaaaagcagaggaggaggaatcaAAGAGATTTCTGAAGTCAGAGCGGGAGGCCCTTCTGAAATGTCTGGAAATAGCTGCTCGGCGTTACAGAATTCCATG GACGCAAACTGCCATTGACATCTTTGCGAAGCACGCTTACGACAACGTGAACCGGTTCACACGGCAGCAGAGGGACGCGATCGTGAAGCTGTGGAACTCGATCAAAGAGCAGCAGATCCGACGGAAGCAGGGCAAGTCGGTGAGCGGGAAGCTGGACGTGAACGCCTTCGAGTACCTCCAGGAGAAGTACTCCCACGAGAAGATCAGCATCCGGCACTcggtcggcggtggcggcgagcggcgcgcgACGCAGTGGCTCGGCTAA